Genomic DNA from Acyrthosiphon pisum isolate AL4f unplaced genomic scaffold, pea_aphid_22Mar2018_4r6ur Scaffold_6703;HRSCAF=7271, whole genome shotgun sequence:
ataatataataatataatataaataatataataataattgatattatttacctaaacaGCATAAATGTAGGTAATCTAATGGAAAAATTTGAAACCAAACCTAAAGATGGTATTAATAGTAAAGGTGTATCCCCTGTATGATGTTCTGGCTGCAATTTCTCACAAAATGATATGTCATCTCTTAAATTTGCATTGCCATCAGGAAAACACATACGATTCTCTGTATAATATCCTTCTTCTGTACATTTTTCACAAGCAAAATAAGCCATGTGTCCTTTGATACACTTCAAAAATGacctataaatttaatatatttaatcaatgtagTTATAGGTAgcggtttaaaattaaaaaggaagTAAATGtaacagataggtacctaagtgtCAGTGGCATAGCGAGAAACGTGGTGACCCTGGGGTCTTTAAGAGACAGAAAGGCCTTCGAGAGGCCTCTTTAatacagaaattaataattatattataataaatatatctaatcgCCCATTTGAAAAACCAATGACTTATATAGTTAGATAACTGCTGATGATAAACGCAGCcgctgtacatattattttcaaaatataaatataattattttcaaaaaaaaatataatttaaattaaaaaaatgttcattattttgtttgatcTTATGATAAAGATTCTGTGCCCCAACTTGAACATATTTTGGGGGCGGCCCTAGCTTAAATATGCCATTGCTAAGTGTACACTTAATTCAGATATTTTTTAAGTTGGTGATGTGTATAGGTATGAGTGATAATAATTAGTCATAATTCATACCTGGCAGGTGCATCAGCTATAAATCCCATAAGTTTGatgttatatatttgattatctAACTCAAATCcattatctaaaatatgattaatgtcTTCAATTA
This window encodes:
- the LOC103311567 gene encoding uncharacterized protein LOC103311567; the encoded protein is LNELKNLPLDSRTLLNCPKSGSAPIIRMENGQYFHLGLREGLIHLLQQYPYLQQLNVLPVWIAIDRIPILGHEFWPIMGGLKLDTEQILPFVIGVYCGNKKPGNVTEYLKQLIEDINHILDNGFELDNQIYNIKLMGFIADAPARSFLKCIKGHMAYFACEKCTEEGYYTENRMCFPDGNANLRDDISFCEKLQPEHHTGDTPLLLIPSLGLVSNFSIRLPTFMLF